One window from the genome of Polynucleobacter sp. MWH-Svant-W18 encodes:
- the rfaE1 gene encoding D-glycero-beta-D-manno-heptose-7-phosphate kinase, producing the protein MEKANREQFSKARLLVVGDVMLDRYWFGDTHRISPEAPVPVVQVGKIDERLGGAANVARNVAALGANTTILGIVGNDEAGKRVGELLKSGGVDSQLEIDANVPTIVKLRVIARQQQLIRLDFEESPSEKALAHKLERFEKLVGDADVVILSDYGKGALGQVAHMIEQARAQNKVILVDPKGEDYEKYRGATVLTPNRSELRQVVGKWNSEEDLTNKAQALRKSLNLQALLLTRSEEGMSLYTEAGVSHVKAQAREVFDVSGAGDTVIATLAVSLAAQWPLEKAMALANRAGGIVVGKLGTATVTSEELQ; encoded by the coding sequence ATGGAAAAAGCTAACCGCGAACAGTTTTCAAAAGCACGCTTACTTGTAGTGGGCGATGTGATGCTCGATCGCTATTGGTTTGGTGATACGCATCGTATTTCGCCAGAGGCACCTGTGCCAGTAGTACAGGTTGGAAAGATCGATGAACGACTTGGCGGAGCAGCGAACGTTGCGCGTAACGTTGCAGCATTGGGTGCCAACACAACCATTTTAGGCATTGTAGGTAATGACGAAGCAGGCAAACGGGTGGGAGAGCTACTCAAATCCGGTGGCGTCGATAGTCAATTAGAAATTGACGCCAATGTGCCAACAATCGTGAAGTTACGTGTGATTGCCCGTCAACAACAGCTTATTCGCTTAGATTTTGAAGAGAGTCCTAGCGAGAAAGCCCTCGCCCATAAATTAGAGCGCTTTGAGAAATTGGTTGGTGATGCGGATGTCGTCATTTTGTCTGATTACGGCAAAGGTGCCTTAGGTCAAGTAGCCCATATGATTGAGCAAGCAAGAGCCCAAAACAAAGTCATCCTGGTTGATCCCAAGGGCGAAGATTATGAAAAATATCGCGGTGCTACTGTCTTAACGCCGAATCGAAGTGAATTGCGCCAAGTGGTTGGAAAGTGGAATAGTGAAGAAGATCTCACGAATAAAGCGCAAGCCCTGAGAAAATCTCTTAATCTTCAGGCTCTACTGCTTACCCGCTCAGAAGAAGGTATGAGTTTATATACCGAGGCTGGTGTGAGTCATGTCAAAGCACAGGCTCGAGAGGTCTTTGATGTTTCTGGCGCGGGCGATACGGTGATTGCTACTCTAGCTGTATCATTAGCTGCGCAGTGGCCTTTAGAAAAAGCGATGGCATTGGCAAATCGTGCTGGTGGCATTGTGGTTGGTAAGCTTGGTACTGCAACCGTTACTTCAGAGGAATTACAGTGA
- the rfaD gene encoding ADP-glyceromanno-heptose 6-epimerase gives MTIIVTGAAGFIGANIVQALNARGEKNVIAVDDLNPADKYRNLADLDIIDYLDKNEFLDAFRSGKFGKVRAVFHEGACSDTMETDGIFMMANNYRYTMDLLDICTAQKVQLLYASSAATYGGSDAFVESREHEKPLNIYGYSKFLFDQVMRKRFSENANTAQVVGFRYFNVYGPRESHKGRMASVAFHQYHQYKANGHVKLFGEYGGYGPGEQGRDFVSVEDVVKVNLFFLDHPDISGIFNLGSGRAQPFNDVAHAVANAMRKLDKAQPATLQELVKEKAIEYTPFPDALRGKYQCFTQADLTKLRAAGYTEPFLDVEQGVGRYIEWLEANSDFLANPL, from the coding sequence GTGACTATTATCGTAACTGGCGCCGCTGGCTTTATTGGGGCAAATATTGTTCAGGCACTGAATGCTCGTGGTGAGAAAAACGTCATTGCAGTGGATGACCTTAACCCCGCCGATAAGTATCGCAATTTAGCGGACTTAGACATTATTGACTATCTAGATAAGAATGAATTTCTAGATGCATTTAGAAGTGGCAAGTTTGGCAAAGTCCGGGCGGTCTTTCATGAGGGTGCGTGCTCCGATACGATGGAGACCGATGGCATTTTCATGATGGCGAATAACTATCGCTACACCATGGACTTGCTAGATATCTGCACTGCTCAAAAAGTCCAACTCTTGTATGCCTCTTCAGCCGCTACTTATGGGGGCTCCGATGCATTTGTGGAGAGTCGTGAGCACGAGAAACCACTCAATATTTATGGCTACTCTAAATTCTTGTTTGACCAAGTGATGCGCAAGCGTTTTTCAGAAAATGCCAACACCGCTCAAGTAGTCGGCTTCCGTTACTTCAATGTGTATGGCCCCCGGGAATCACACAAAGGTCGTATGGCATCGGTCGCTTTTCATCAGTATCACCAATACAAAGCTAATGGTCATGTCAAACTCTTTGGTGAGTATGGTGGCTATGGTCCTGGCGAGCAAGGCAGAGACTTTGTTTCAGTAGAAGATGTCGTGAAGGTAAATCTTTTCTTTTTGGATCATCCAGACATCAGCGGTATCTTCAATTTAGGTAGTGGCCGTGCACAACCCTTTAACGATGTTGCACATGCAGTAGCTAATGCAATGCGTAAACTGGATAAAGCTCAACCAGCTACTTTGCAAGAATTAGTGAAAGAAAAAGCGATCGAGTACACCCCCTTTCCGGATGCACTCAGAGGTAAATATCAGTGTTTCACTCAAGCTGATCTTACAAAACTGCGAGCTGCAGGCTATACCGAGCCCTTCCTCGATGTTGAGCAAGGTGTAGGTCGCTATATTGAATGGCTAGAGGCCAATTCTGATTTCTTAGCCAACCCTTTGTAG
- a CDS encoding lytic transglycosylase domain-containing protein — protein MNLRAAYFLVALLLAACSSAPTQQNKTEQAIVNQADDPATEARFSQNLNELLTQVSQSQEIPLQSLELGFSDAKTIPSIRKLVLPPSGTFKKNWLAYRKRFIEPVRLKAGKVFWEENQAFLSQVEQESGVPAEIIVAIIGIETIYGRQTGNFRVKDVLSTLAFSYPDTPNKLAREQLFKDQLKELILLCWTESGGKTPAKNSAQGVNNARFSACLNQNSSYAGAIGLPQFMPSSIRSFAVDGDGDGRIDLKQSPKDAIASVGNFMKMHGWQAGMPISFPVQAGAISAAKELADGEPQLKYTVQELIDKGILTKQQGDLQSGGVEPTSKAFIIDLPYPDKDGIDQVQYFVGLNNFLTIVQYNRSYFYAQSVAEFAEALGYKNKSVVPVENTNKAPTGKSSAEKSKSKKSGSKKKPKVN, from the coding sequence ATGAATCTTCGTGCCGCCTATTTTCTTGTAGCCCTGCTTCTAGCAGCCTGCTCCAGCGCTCCAACACAGCAAAATAAGACTGAACAAGCCATCGTAAACCAAGCTGATGATCCAGCCACTGAGGCGCGCTTTAGCCAAAATTTGAATGAACTACTAACCCAAGTCTCACAATCTCAAGAAATCCCCTTGCAGAGCCTAGAATTGGGCTTCTCAGATGCTAAAACGATTCCCTCGATCCGCAAATTGGTATTACCCCCATCGGGGACCTTTAAGAAAAATTGGCTTGCGTATCGCAAACGCTTTATTGAACCGGTTCGTCTAAAGGCTGGAAAGGTATTTTGGGAGGAAAACCAGGCCTTTTTGAGCCAAGTGGAGCAAGAATCCGGCGTTCCCGCCGAGATCATTGTTGCCATCATTGGCATTGAGACCATCTATGGACGACAAACCGGCAATTTTCGGGTCAAAGATGTCTTATCCACCCTCGCCTTCAGCTACCCTGATACCCCGAATAAGTTGGCTCGGGAGCAGCTCTTTAAAGATCAGCTAAAAGAACTCATCTTGTTGTGCTGGACTGAATCTGGCGGAAAAACCCCAGCCAAAAACAGCGCTCAAGGCGTGAATAATGCTCGCTTTAGTGCTTGCCTTAACCAAAATAGCTCTTACGCTGGCGCTATTGGTCTGCCGCAATTTATGCCCAGCAGCATTCGGAGCTTTGCGGTAGATGGCGATGGCGATGGGAGAATTGATTTAAAGCAAAGCCCTAAAGATGCTATTGCTAGCGTTGGAAACTTTATGAAGATGCATGGTTGGCAAGCGGGTATGCCAATTTCTTTTCCAGTACAAGCTGGAGCTATCTCTGCAGCCAAAGAATTAGCCGACGGTGAGCCTCAACTCAAATACACCGTTCAGGAACTCATCGACAAAGGCATTTTGACAAAACAGCAGGGAGATTTGCAAAGCGGCGGCGTTGAGCCCACTAGTAAAGCATTTATTATTGACTTACCCTATCCTGATAAAGATGGTATTGATCAAGTGCAATATTTTGTTGGACTCAATAACTTCTTAACGATCGTGCAATACAACCGCAGCTATTTTTATGCTCAAAGTGTCGCTGAGTTTGCCGAAGCTCTGGGATATAAAAATAAAAGCGTAGTGCCGGTTGAAAATACCAACAAAGCGCCTACCGGCAAGAGTAGTGCTGAAAAAAGTAAATCGAAGAAATCAGGCTCAAAGAAAAAGCCTAAAGTAAATTAG
- the lapB gene encoding lipopolysaccharide assembly protein LapB gives MIQIATSWLLLLPIMFGVGWLAARWDLRLENRMDERERMRQQRSTFKGLSLLLNEQPDQAIETLVKIAQLDPETIELHFSLGNLFRRRGETERAIKVHQHLANRDDLKPRDRDHAAYELGRDFLRAGLLDRAEASLNRVGDGKFAVPAKESLLEMYQVERDWKKAIIAASELETLQGKSHKTEIAQFHCELSQEALRRKDLAEAEQSIQRALQAVSNHARALILQGDYLMAMERPAQAIDAWSLVAASHPAYMHLLADRWMIAHTAIDRVDEGLDRLCALLKTQASGELLDIVHKQLMKIRGPQAANMMLADVMQHSPSLSALSKLAETRLALEEGSANPERLLELHSILNLLRQRTTSLARYTCGNCGFRARRFYWQCPGCNNWEAYSPRRTEGAAPSGPSM, from the coding sequence ATGATTCAGATAGCGACATCTTGGCTTTTATTGCTACCCATCATGTTTGGTGTTGGTTGGCTAGCTGCTCGCTGGGATCTTCGTCTTGAGAATCGGATGGATGAACGTGAACGCATGCGTCAGCAGCGTTCAACCTTTAAAGGTTTGAGCCTTTTACTGAATGAGCAGCCGGATCAGGCAATTGAAACGCTGGTCAAAATTGCGCAGCTTGATCCAGAGACTATTGAACTCCATTTTTCGTTGGGCAATTTATTCCGTCGTCGCGGCGAGACTGAGCGGGCAATTAAAGTGCATCAGCACTTGGCTAATCGTGATGATTTAAAACCTCGCGATCGTGATCATGCTGCTTATGAATTAGGCCGTGACTTTTTGCGTGCTGGGTTGCTGGACCGTGCTGAAGCTTCCTTGAATCGGGTTGGTGACGGCAAATTTGCGGTTCCTGCAAAAGAAAGTTTGCTAGAGATGTATCAGGTAGAGCGTGATTGGAAAAAAGCCATCATTGCTGCCAGTGAGCTAGAAACACTGCAGGGTAAATCTCATAAAACAGAGATTGCTCAGTTTCATTGTGAGTTGAGTCAAGAGGCTTTGCGTCGTAAGGATTTGGCAGAAGCAGAACAGTCTATTCAGAGGGCCTTGCAGGCCGTCTCAAATCATGCACGTGCTTTGATTTTGCAGGGTGATTATTTGATGGCGATGGAGCGCCCAGCACAAGCAATTGATGCTTGGAGTTTAGTGGCGGCCTCCCATCCAGCCTATATGCATTTATTGGCTGACCGCTGGATGATTGCCCATACCGCTATTGATCGGGTAGATGAAGGGTTGGATCGTCTCTGCGCACTATTAAAGACTCAGGCATCTGGCGAGTTACTCGATATTGTGCATAAGCAGCTCATGAAAATTCGGGGGCCACAGGCTGCAAATATGATGCTCGCCGATGTAATGCAGCATTCCCCTAGTTTGAGTGCTCTATCTAAGTTGGCTGAAACCCGCCTTGCTTTAGAGGAGGGGAGCGCCAATCCAGAAAGGCTCCTGGAGTTGCATTCCATCTTGAATTTGTTGCGTCAGCGTACAACCAGTTTGGCTCGATATACTTGTGGCAACTGTGGATTCCGGGCGCGCAGATTCTATTGGCAGTGTCCTGGCTGTAATAATTGGGAGGCATACTCCCCGAGACGTACCGAGGGTGCTGCACCAAGCGGCCCCTCAATGTAA
- a CDS encoding UDP-glucose/GDP-mannose dehydrogenase family protein, with protein MKVTIIGSGYVGLVTGACLAEQGNNIFCLDLDPKKIDILNSGGVPIYEPGLKEMIERNRAAGRLQFSTDIAASVEHGDIQFIAVGTPPDEDGSADLQYVVAAARNIGRYATTPKVIVDKSTVPVGTADKVSAAIKEELEKRGQPEDLCSVVSNPEFLKEGAAVEDFMRPDRIVIGTESTPAGLRAKEQMRKLYAPFNRHHERTYYMDVKSAELTKYAANAMLATRISFMNELANLADLVGADIEAVRQGIGSDSRIGYGFLYSGTGYGGSCFPKDVSALSKTAKEHGRDLKILDAVEAVNELQKYILVEKIEKRFGKDLSNMKFALWGLAFKPNTDDMREAPSRVIIQELVKRGASVVAHDPVAMPEAQHCLDLDFKGNPEGLKKVSMVESPMAALDGCDALVIVTEWKAFRSPDFDQVMQKLKRPIVFDGRNLYEPSAMQELGVEYYGIGRHN; from the coding sequence TTGAAAGTCACCATCATCGGCAGCGGCTACGTAGGTTTAGTAACTGGCGCTTGCTTGGCAGAGCAAGGAAACAATATTTTTTGTTTGGATCTTGACCCTAAGAAGATTGATATTCTCAATTCTGGTGGCGTGCCGATTTATGAGCCAGGCTTAAAAGAGATGATTGAGCGCAATCGTGCTGCTGGCAGATTGCAATTTTCTACTGACATTGCGGCTTCGGTAGAGCATGGCGACATTCAATTTATTGCAGTAGGCACACCTCCTGATGAAGATGGTTCAGCGGATCTCCAATATGTGGTTGCTGCAGCTCGTAATATTGGCCGCTATGCTACGACTCCTAAGGTCATTGTGGATAAGTCCACAGTGCCAGTAGGTACTGCAGATAAGGTCTCTGCTGCCATTAAAGAAGAGTTGGAAAAAAGAGGTCAACCAGAAGATTTATGTTCGGTAGTATCTAATCCCGAGTTTTTAAAAGAGGGTGCGGCCGTAGAAGACTTCATGCGCCCAGACCGCATCGTCATAGGTACAGAAAGCACTCCAGCAGGGTTGCGTGCTAAGGAGCAAATGCGCAAGCTTTATGCGCCATTTAATCGTCACCATGAACGCACTTACTACATGGATGTTAAGAGTGCAGAGCTGACTAAGTATGCAGCGAATGCCATGTTGGCAACCCGTATCTCCTTTATGAATGAGTTGGCCAATCTAGCTGATCTAGTGGGGGCTGACATTGAAGCGGTCCGCCAAGGTATTGGTTCTGACTCTCGCATTGGTTATGGATTTTTATATTCAGGAACGGGCTATGGCGGATCTTGTTTTCCGAAGGATGTATCAGCACTTTCTAAAACTGCTAAAGAACACGGCAGAGATCTAAAAATCTTAGATGCTGTTGAAGCGGTTAATGAGCTCCAAAAATATATCTTGGTAGAAAAAATCGAGAAGCGTTTCGGTAAAGACTTATCAAACATGAAGTTTGCTCTATGGGGATTGGCATTTAAGCCCAATACAGACGATATGCGTGAGGCGCCTAGTCGGGTCATCATCCAAGAGTTGGTAAAGCGCGGCGCTTCAGTAGTAGCGCATGACCCAGTAGCAATGCCAGAGGCACAACACTGCTTAGATTTAGACTTCAAAGGCAATCCTGAGGGCCTTAAAAAGGTCTCTATGGTAGAAAGCCCAATGGCAGCCTTAGATGGATGCGATGCCTTAGTGATCGTGACTGAGTGGAAGGCTTTCCGTAGCCCAGATTTTGACCAGGTAATGCAAAAGTTAAAGCGCCCTATCGTATTTGATGGTCGCAATCTCTATGAGCCTAGCGCCATGCAAGAATTAGGTGTTGAGTACTACGGCATTGGTCGCCATAATTAA
- a CDS encoding helix-hairpin-helix domain-containing protein: MTRYFKIDAAKNWMGAATLAAGLAFLSLGAAFASPINVNTATQSELESIKGIGPSKAKTIIAERLDGGHFQDANDLQKRVRGIGMRSVEKMVDNGLTIESPSSFREPNGRTKKEGGSSSRRNSRTQANPRNQSERTGAGRRN, encoded by the coding sequence ATGACGAGATACTTCAAGATTGATGCTGCAAAAAATTGGATGGGAGCTGCAACACTGGCAGCTGGCTTAGCATTTTTATCATTAGGAGCTGCCTTTGCTTCACCGATCAACGTTAATACGGCTACTCAATCGGAGTTAGAAAGTATTAAGGGTATTGGCCCTTCGAAAGCGAAAACCATTATTGCTGAGCGTTTGGATGGCGGCCATTTTCAAGATGCCAATGACTTACAAAAGCGTGTCCGAGGTATTGGTATGCGATCGGTTGAGAAAATGGTCGATAACGGATTGACGATTGAGTCACCCAGCTCCTTTCGGGAGCCTAACGGCAGGACCAAGAAAGAGGGCGGTAGCTCTAGCAGACGCAATTCTCGTACTCAAGCTAATCCTCGCAATCAGTCGGAGCGTACGGGAGCAGGCCGCAGAAATTAA
- the cysM gene encoding cysteine synthase CysM → MSKPTYLTISQTVGNTPLVRLQRIPGLENDNRNNVILGKLEGNNPAGSVKDRPALSMILRAQERGEIKPGDTLIEATSGNTGIALAMTAAMLGYKMVLVMPENQSIERRQSMAAYGAELILTAASGGMEFARDYALQLQREGRGRLLDQFANPDNPRAHIETTGPEIWRDTDGQITHFISAMGTTGTITGVSTYLKSMNPNIQIIGAQPEEGSQIPGIRKWAPEYLPKIYQGDRVDRIEFVTQADAEEMARRLAAEEGIFCGISAGGALVVALRIARQVENATIVFIVCDRGDRYLSTGVFPA, encoded by the coding sequence ATGAGCAAACCAACTTACCTGACGATTTCACAAACAGTAGGCAATACGCCTTTAGTGCGTTTACAGCGCATTCCAGGTTTGGAAAATGACAATCGTAATAATGTCATTCTAGGTAAGTTAGAAGGAAATAATCCAGCCGGGTCGGTGAAAGACCGACCTGCGCTGTCGATGATTTTGCGCGCGCAAGAGCGTGGTGAGATTAAGCCTGGCGATACCCTGATCGAAGCAACGAGCGGTAATACTGGTATTGCCCTAGCTATGACTGCTGCGATGTTGGGTTACAAGATGGTATTGGTTATGCCAGAAAATCAAAGTATTGAACGTCGTCAAAGTATGGCCGCTTACGGAGCTGAACTCATTTTGACTGCCGCATCTGGTGGCATGGAGTTTGCGCGAGACTATGCACTCCAACTCCAGAGAGAAGGCCGCGGTAGATTGTTAGATCAATTTGCCAATCCCGATAATCCAAGGGCTCATATTGAAACAACTGGTCCTGAAATTTGGCGCGATACGGATGGTCAGATTACACACTTTATCTCTGCAATGGGAACGACTGGAACCATCACAGGTGTCTCCACTTACCTCAAGTCGATGAACCCCAATATTCAGATTATTGGAGCCCAACCTGAAGAAGGTTCGCAAATTCCAGGAATTCGTAAATGGGCCCCAGAGTATTTGCCAAAGATTTACCAGGGCGACAGAGTTGATCGTATTGAGTTTGTCACTCAAGCAGACGCTGAAGAGATGGCGCGCCGCCTTGCGGCAGAAGAGGGCATCTTTTGTGGCATCTCTGCTGGTGGGGCTTTAGTTGTCGCTTTGCGTATTGCTCGTCAGGTTGAGAATGCAACGATTGTCTTTATTGTTTGCGATCGTGGCGACCGCTATCTGTCGACCGGCGTATTTCCCGCCTAA